The proteins below are encoded in one region of uncultured Eubacteriales bacterium:
- a CDS encoding hypothetical protein (Evidence 5 : No homology to any previously reported sequences) encodes MKISFYQHCVSTGREWLLEQWDTVKNGENTPHNVAKTSSRLIWWKCEVCGHSWQTMAVSRSKGTGCPECNRRRLAQKRQSREKARERPRRQTAQPVSEQAHDN; translated from the coding sequence ATGAAAATCAGCTTTTACCAGCATTGCGTTTCCACCGGGCGGGAATGGCTGCTGGAGCAATGGGATACCGTGAAAAACGGCGAAAATACGCCCCACAACGTTGCCAAAACCAGCAGCAGACTCATCTGGTGGAAATGCGAGGTCTGCGGGCATTCGTGGCAGACCATGGCAGTTTCCCGCTCCAAGGGAACCGGCTGTCCCGAATGCAACCGGCGGCGGCTTGCGCAGAAGCGGCAAAGCCGTGAAAAAGCAAGGGAACGACCCCGCAGGCAGACAGCGCAGCCTGTTTCCGAACAGGCGCATGACAATTAG